Proteins from a genomic interval of Diaphorobacter sp. HDW4A:
- the pcaD gene encoding 3-oxoadipate enol-lactonase gives MVSNEQFIATQGGNLRVRVEGPQDAPALVFSNSLGTTLEMWDAQAAKFAKDFRVVRYDTRGHGGSVVSPGAYSFDLLGADVIAILDALKIERAHFCGISMGGFTGLWLGVNAASRMRSIAVCNSAAKIGTPDGWNTRSAMVREKGKAAMRELADSSPSRWFTEAFIAAQPAVVQRSQSWIAAVDPQGYAGCCDALAGADLRDRIGSISVPTLIVAGSADPVTTVADGQFMQQHIPGAKLAEVPASHLSNLEAPQAFDDALSQFLRA, from the coding sequence ATAGTGAGCAACGAACAATTCATCGCCACCCAAGGCGGCAATCTCCGCGTTCGCGTGGAGGGTCCGCAGGACGCTCCTGCGCTGGTGTTCTCCAACTCGCTGGGCACCACGCTCGAGATGTGGGACGCGCAAGCCGCGAAGTTCGCGAAGGACTTCCGCGTGGTGCGCTACGACACGCGCGGCCATGGCGGCAGTGTGGTGTCGCCCGGTGCCTACAGCTTTGATCTGCTGGGCGCGGACGTGATCGCGATTCTCGATGCGCTCAAGATCGAACGCGCGCATTTCTGCGGCATCTCGATGGGTGGCTTCACCGGCTTGTGGCTGGGTGTGAACGCCGCATCCCGCATGCGCAGCATCGCCGTGTGCAACAGCGCCGCCAAGATCGGCACACCAGATGGCTGGAACACCCGCTCCGCCATGGTGCGCGAAAAGGGCAAGGCCGCGATGCGCGAGCTTGCGGATTCGTCGCCCTCGCGCTGGTTCACCGAGGCCTTCATTGCCGCGCAGCCTGCCGTGGTGCAGCGCTCGCAGTCGTGGATCGCCGCCGTCGATCCGCAGGGCTACGCCGGTTGCTGCGATGCGCTCGCAGGTGCCGATCTGCGTGACCGCATCGGCAGCATTTCCGTGCCCACGCTGATCGTCGCGGGCAGCGCCGATCCGGTCACCACTGTGGCCGATGGTCAGTTCATGCAGCAGCATATTCCCGGCGCGAAGCTCGCCGAGGTGCCCGCCTCCCACCTCTCCAATCTCGAAGCGCCGCAGGCGTTCGACGACGCGCTTTCGCAGTTCCTGCGTGCGTGA
- a CDS encoding cyclase family protein, giving the protein MGEKTVDNNPRWKQRPEGSTWGDFGADDQLGRLNLLTPEKVRQGAAEVQEGLRFSLSLPLDYPGGNALNPNRNPPVLRPLLRKGLVNFNCLLGELEPGRTDVLSDDLAILHLQYSTQWDGLAHAGGMFDANGDGLPEAVYYNGFRAGRDVVGPSDVSDCGVPAAPGAAKSTSSAGPLGIEAMAANGVQGRGVMIDLRAHLGDERTVVGYDTLMRVMDADRVVVQPGDIVCLHTGFAQRVLDMKKQPDPAVLGAACAVLDGRDEKLLNWITDSQLAAIAADNYAVEAFPAKQGAACCAALPLHEHCLFKLGVHLGELWHLTPLAQWLRARGRNRFLLTAPPLNLPGAIASPVTPVATV; this is encoded by the coding sequence ATGGGTGAAAAGACAGTCGACAACAACCCGCGCTGGAAGCAGCGCCCCGAGGGTTCGACCTGGGGCGACTTCGGCGCGGACGACCAGCTTGGTCGCCTGAATCTGCTCACGCCCGAGAAAGTGCGCCAGGGCGCGGCGGAGGTGCAGGAAGGTCTGCGCTTTTCGCTAAGCCTGCCGCTCGACTATCCCGGCGGCAATGCGCTCAATCCGAATCGCAATCCACCCGTGCTGCGGCCCCTGCTGCGCAAGGGGCTGGTCAACTTCAACTGCCTGCTGGGCGAACTCGAACCGGGCCGCACCGATGTGCTGTCCGACGATCTGGCGATCCTGCATCTGCAGTACTCCACGCAGTGGGACGGCCTCGCGCACGCGGGCGGCATGTTCGACGCGAATGGCGATGGGCTGCCCGAAGCCGTCTACTACAACGGCTTTCGCGCGGGGCGCGACGTGGTGGGGCCGAGCGATGTGAGCGACTGCGGCGTGCCCGCAGCGCCTGGCGCGGCGAAAAGCACATCGTCCGCAGGCCCGCTGGGCATCGAAGCCATGGCTGCAAATGGCGTACAGGGGCGAGGCGTGATGATCGATCTGCGCGCGCACCTCGGTGACGAGCGCACGGTGGTTGGCTACGACACGCTGATGCGCGTGATGGACGCGGACCGCGTCGTGGTGCAGCCGGGGGACATCGTCTGCCTGCACACCGGCTTTGCACAGCGCGTGCTGGACATGAAGAAGCAACCCGACCCCGCCGTGCTCGGCGCCGCCTGTGCGGTGCTCGATGGCCGCGACGAGAAGCTGCTGAACTGGATTACCGACAGTCAGCTCGCCGCCATCGCGGCAGACAACTACGCCGTCGAGGCCTTCCCCGCAAAGCAAGGCGCTGCTTGTTGTGCGGCACTGCCTTTGCATGAGCATTGCCTGTTCAAACTCGGCGTGCATCTGGGTGAGCTCTGGCATCTCACGCCGCTGGCCCAATGGCTGCGCGCGCGTGGACGCAATCGTTTTCTGCTGACCGCTCCGCCGCTGAATTTGCCCGGAGCGATCGCCTCACCCGTCACCCCTGTGGCGACGGTGTGA
- a CDS encoding YciI family protein, translating into MPYIIETFDKPDHQEVRRAARAAHLEYLERNKHLLHACGAKLADDGTDLGGGLYVVALDTREEAQRFIEADPFYAVGLFERVTLTRWRKAYVEGRSYL; encoded by the coding sequence GTGCCCTACATCATCGAGACCTTCGACAAACCGGATCACCAGGAAGTGCGCCGTGCAGCGCGCGCCGCGCACCTGGAATATCTGGAGCGCAACAAGCACCTGCTGCATGCATGCGGCGCCAAGCTGGCCGACGACGGCACGGACCTTGGGGGCGGCCTGTATGTGGTGGCGCTGGACACGCGCGAGGAAGCCCAGCGCTTCATTGAAGCGGATCCGTTTTATGCGGTGGGCCTGTTCGAGCGCGTGACGCTCACGCGTTGGCGCAAGGCGTATGTGGAGGGTCGCAGCTATCTGTGA
- a CDS encoding SDR family oxidoreductase, producing MTTQDKRERVLITGGGAGIGAATAERCRADGYEPIVIDRVVEHVPGGIQADLSNPAETARALEQALAGGPITRLVNNVGVVVPAEAEAQTLEQFDLAYALNLRCSLQCMQALLPGMKAAGFGRIVNMSSRAALGKDLRTAYSATKAGLIGMTRVWALELGKFGITANAIGPGPIRTDLFDKANPPDAPRTQAIINAVPVKRVGTPDDVAHATAYLLDARSGFVTGQVLYVCGGMTVGVAGV from the coding sequence ATGACAACCCAAGACAAGCGCGAACGCGTTCTCATCACCGGTGGAGGTGCCGGCATCGGTGCCGCCACGGCCGAGCGCTGCCGTGCCGACGGCTACGAGCCCATCGTGATCGACCGCGTGGTCGAGCATGTGCCGGGCGGAATCCAGGCCGATCTGTCGAACCCTGCCGAAACCGCGCGCGCTCTTGAGCAGGCGCTGGCCGGTGGCCCCATCACCCGATTGGTGAACAATGTGGGCGTGGTCGTTCCGGCCGAGGCCGAAGCGCAGACGCTCGAGCAGTTCGATCTGGCCTATGCGCTCAATCTGCGCTGCTCGCTGCAATGCATGCAGGCGCTGTTGCCGGGCATGAAGGCAGCGGGCTTTGGCCGCATCGTCAACATGTCCTCGCGCGCCGCGCTGGGCAAGGATCTGCGTACCGCGTATTCCGCGACCAAGGCAGGCCTCATCGGCATGACGCGCGTGTGGGCGTTGGAGCTCGGCAAGTTCGGCATCACCGCCAACGCCATTGGCCCCGGACCGATCCGCACCGACCTGTTCGACAAGGCCAACCCGCCCGATGCGCCGCGCACGCAGGCCATCATCAACGCGGTGCCGGTCAAGCGCGTGGGTACGCCCGATGACGTGGCGCACGCGACTGCTTATTTGCTTGATGCGCGCAGCGGCTTCGTGACGGGTCAGGTTCTGTATGTCTGCGGCGGCATGACAGTCGGCGTGGCCGGCGTCTGA
- a CDS encoding short-chain fatty acid transporter, producing the protein MSKITAFFTELMRRYLPDPFVFAILLTLLTMVLAVVVEGRLPTATTMDWGKGFWSLLAFTTQMAVILAMGYVLASAPLVDRLLNSVVDRVHSPRKAIIVATLVGCIGSYLNWGFGLMIGGIVAKKLARRVKGVHYPLIIASAYSGFTMYGLGFSATIPVLISTKGHAFESKMGLIPLTETIFSAPILLTSLAVLIVLPLLNAAMHPKAGETVTEIDPSLDNDAPKKTIGESLLGDENTIAHKLNHSRILSLLIGLVGMAYVVMHFMNNGTMDLNLINFFILFLGVLLLGTPLNYVEKLNEGVKTIGGIILQFPFYAGIMAIMAGSGLVESIAHVFVNISTPNTLPFWGLISSFLINFFAPSGGGHWVVQGPFMIDAANAMNASLAQTAMSVMLGNAWNDLVQPFWILPALALSRLKLKDIMGYTVVSMFVIGAIYIAVILIWPHL; encoded by the coding sequence ATGTCCAAGATCACTGCATTCTTCACCGAGCTGATGCGGCGCTACCTGCCCGATCCGTTCGTCTTCGCGATTCTGCTCACGCTGCTCACTATGGTGCTGGCCGTCGTGGTGGAGGGTCGTCTGCCGACGGCCACCACCATGGACTGGGGCAAGGGCTTCTGGAGCCTGCTGGCCTTCACCACCCAGATGGCGGTGATTCTGGCGATGGGCTATGTGCTCGCCTCCGCGCCGCTGGTTGACCGCCTGCTCAACAGCGTGGTTGACCGCGTGCACAGCCCGCGCAAGGCCATCATCGTGGCCACGCTCGTGGGCTGCATCGGCAGCTATCTGAACTGGGGCTTCGGCCTGATGATCGGCGGCATCGTCGCCAAGAAGCTCGCGCGCCGCGTCAAGGGCGTGCACTATCCGCTCATCATCGCGTCGGCGTACAGCGGCTTCACGATGTACGGCCTCGGCTTCTCGGCCACGATTCCCGTGCTGATCTCCACCAAGGGCCACGCCTTCGAGTCGAAGATGGGCCTGATCCCGCTGACCGAAACCATCTTCTCGGCGCCCATCCTGCTCACCTCGCTGGCCGTGCTGATCGTGCTGCCGCTGCTCAACGCCGCCATGCATCCCAAGGCGGGCGAGACAGTGACCGAGATCGATCCCTCACTCGACAACGATGCGCCTAAGAAAACCATCGGCGAGAGTCTGCTCGGCGACGAGAACACCATTGCGCACAAGCTCAATCACAGCCGCATCCTGAGCCTGCTGATCGGTCTTGTCGGCATGGCCTACGTGGTCATGCACTTCATGAACAATGGCACGATGGATCTGAATCTGATCAACTTCTTCATTCTGTTTCTCGGCGTGCTGCTGCTCGGCACTCCGTTGAACTATGTCGAGAAGCTCAACGAAGGTGTGAAGACTATTGGCGGCATCATCCTGCAGTTCCCGTTCTACGCGGGCATCATGGCGATCATGGCGGGCTCGGGCCTGGTCGAGAGCATCGCGCATGTGTTCGTGAACATCTCCACGCCCAACACACTGCCGTTCTGGGGGCTGATCAGCTCGTTCCTGATCAACTTCTTCGCCCCCTCGGGTGGCGGTCACTGGGTGGTGCAGGGCCCGTTCATGATCGATGCGGCCAACGCGATGAACGCATCGCTCGCGCAGACCGCGATGTCGGTCATGCTGGGCAATGCCTGGAATGACCTGGTGCAACCGTTCTGGATTCTGCCTGCGCTCGCATTGTCACGCCTGAAGCTCAAGGACATCATGGGCTACACCGTGGTGTCGATGTTCGTCATCGGCGCGATCTACATTGCGGTCATCCTCATTTGGCCGCATCTCTGA
- the catC gene encoding muconolactone Delta-isomerase, which produces MLYMVEMIVKIPHSMDPQVVNEIKAKEKAYSQQLQRDGKWRHLWRVVGEYSNVSIFDVASNDELHTLLNNLPLFPFMEIKVKPLANHPSSIVQE; this is translated from the coding sequence ATGCTGTACATGGTCGAAATGATCGTCAAGATCCCTCATTCGATGGACCCGCAAGTGGTCAATGAAATCAAGGCCAAGGAAAAGGCCTACTCGCAGCAACTGCAGCGCGATGGCAAGTGGCGTCATCTGTGGCGTGTGGTGGGCGAGTACTCCAACGTCAGCATCTTTGACGTGGCCAGCAACGACGAGCTGCACACGCTGCTGAACAACTTGCCGCTGTTCCCGTTCATGGAAATCAAGGTGAAGCCGCTGGCCAACCACCCGTCGTCCATTGTGCAGGAATGA
- a CDS encoding tripartite tricarboxylate transporter substrate binding protein, whose protein sequence is MALRNTPRRTALTTMATLAVASCALALPFAATANDNFPNKPITIVVPFSAGGTTDILARVIAQDLGKQLGQTVVVDNRAGAGGNIGGALAARAPADGYTLFMGTVGTHAINEALYKKMPFNPGKDFQPLSRVANVPNLLVANPNQPFRTVPELIAYAKAHPGQVNFGSSGSGSSIHLSGELFKMMAKVDMVHVPYKGSAPAVTDLLGNQIAIMFDNMPSAISHVRAGKLRPIAVTTAKRSPELPDVPTIAEAGVPGYEATSWFGLFTTAGTPKPVVDKLSAALAKSLAAPAVRNKIKEQGGEVVSETPEQFAAFIKTEADKWAKVVKASGATAD, encoded by the coding sequence ATGGCACTTCGCAACACCCCGCGTCGCACCGCTCTGACCACCATGGCAACCCTGGCCGTGGCATCCTGCGCGCTGGCCCTGCCGTTTGCCGCAACGGCCAACGACAATTTTCCGAACAAACCGATCACCATCGTCGTACCGTTTTCGGCCGGTGGCACCACCGACATCCTGGCGCGCGTGATCGCGCAGGATCTGGGCAAGCAGCTCGGTCAGACCGTAGTGGTGGACAACCGCGCAGGCGCGGGCGGCAACATCGGCGGCGCACTGGCCGCACGCGCGCCAGCCGACGGCTACACGCTCTTTATGGGAACCGTGGGAACCCATGCGATCAACGAGGCGCTCTACAAGAAGATGCCCTTCAATCCGGGCAAGGATTTCCAGCCGCTGTCGCGCGTGGCGAATGTGCCCAATCTGCTGGTCGCCAATCCGAACCAACCGTTTCGCACCGTGCCCGAGCTGATCGCGTATGCCAAGGCGCATCCGGGTCAGGTCAACTTTGGCTCTTCGGGCAGTGGCAGCTCGATCCATCTGTCGGGCGAGCTGTTCAAGATGATGGCCAAGGTCGACATGGTGCACGTGCCCTACAAGGGCAGCGCGCCGGCAGTGACCGACCTGCTCGGCAACCAGATCGCGATCATGTTCGACAATATGCCGTCCGCCATTTCGCATGTGCGTGCGGGCAAGCTGCGCCCCATCGCGGTGACCACGGCCAAGCGTTCGCCAGAGTTGCCGGACGTTCCAACGATTGCCGAAGCCGGTGTGCCGGGGTATGAGGCGACTTCGTGGTTTGGTCTGTTCACTACGGCGGGTACGCCCAAGCCTGTGGTGGACAAGCTGAGCGCGGCGCTTGCGAAGTCGTTGGCTGCGCCTGCGGTGCGCAACAAGATCAAGGAGCAGGGGGGCGAAGTGGTCAGCGAGACGCCCGAGCAATTCGCCGCCTTCATCAAGACCGAAGCCGACAAGTGGGCCAAGGTAGTCAAGGCCTCCGGCGCTACTGCCGATTGA
- the kefC gene encoding glutathione-regulated potassium-efflux system protein KefC — MSNAPTWLTYGFTYLAAAVIAVPIARALGLGAIIGYLAAGIAIGPWGLGLVSNVQDILHFAEFGVVLMLFLIGLELQPSRLWSFRRPIFGLGTAQMAGCAVLIWGVAWALGMPWRVALVGALGLALSSTAIALQSIEERNLMRTDSGQKAFSILLFQDVAAIPILALLPLLGVGAEVTQGHTAPHHDPTQMMWEAAKIIGVVGAIIIGGRLLLRPLLRWIAKSKTPEIFTATALFLVVSIAMLMLTVGLSMALGAFLAGVLLADSEFRRELETDIEPFKGLLLGLFFIAVGMSIDFGVILASPWAMLALLAGFLVLKAIVIYALATITKMPYQERPVFTLLLAQGGEFAFVVFQTGATFRAIPAETASLLIGAVALSMLLTPLLLVVMDRVLLKRFATLKNMPDTVKEISEPQSAPVIITGFGRYGQIVARMLLAQGTPATVLDHSVEMLEVAHTFGYRVFYGDATRVNLLRIAGAEHAKVIVVAVDTPEQSLKIVQNVKKHFPHLKIVARARDVTHWNQLRDLGVTCVERELFESSLVTGRTVLELVGLAPEEAAYVTERFRKHNIELANLMYQHHNDNAAMIAVAKQGRAQLVEQMAKERQEHEPPKDRPTAEQESMAVYGKNQHPEKAPAHND; from the coding sequence ATGTCCAACGCGCCCACCTGGCTCACCTACGGCTTCACTTATCTGGCGGCGGCCGTGATCGCCGTTCCCATCGCCCGCGCTCTTGGGCTGGGCGCCATCATCGGCTACCTTGCGGCAGGCATCGCCATCGGACCCTGGGGGCTTGGGCTGGTAAGCAACGTGCAGGACATTCTTCACTTTGCCGAATTCGGCGTGGTGCTGATGCTGTTCCTCATCGGCCTCGAGCTGCAGCCAAGCCGCCTGTGGAGCTTCAGGCGGCCGATCTTCGGCCTCGGCACCGCGCAGATGGCCGGATGTGCGGTATTGATCTGGGGCGTGGCCTGGGCGCTCGGCATGCCGTGGCGCGTGGCACTCGTGGGAGCGCTTGGCCTTGCGCTGTCGTCCACCGCGATTGCGCTGCAGTCCATCGAAGAGCGCAACCTCATGCGCACTGACAGCGGCCAGAAGGCGTTCTCGATCCTGCTGTTCCAGGACGTCGCCGCGATCCCGATCCTCGCGCTACTGCCGCTGCTCGGCGTGGGCGCCGAGGTGACGCAGGGCCACACCGCCCCGCACCACGACCCGACGCAAATGATGTGGGAGGCTGCCAAGATCATCGGCGTCGTCGGCGCCATCATCATCGGCGGCCGACTGCTGCTGCGCCCGCTGCTGCGCTGGATCGCCAAGAGCAAGACGCCCGAAATCTTCACCGCCACCGCGCTGTTCCTCGTGGTCAGCATCGCCATGCTGATGCTGACCGTTGGCTTGTCGATGGCGCTCGGTGCCTTTCTGGCTGGCGTGTTGCTGGCCGACAGCGAATTCCGCCGCGAGCTGGAAACCGACATCGAACCCTTCAAGGGTCTGCTGCTCGGCCTGTTCTTCATCGCGGTCGGCATGAGCATCGACTTCGGCGTGATCCTCGCCTCGCCATGGGCCATGCTCGCGCTGCTCGCCGGGTTTCTGGTGCTGAAAGCCATCGTCATCTACGCGCTCGCCACCATCACCAAGATGCCGTATCAGGAGCGCCCGGTGTTCACGCTGCTGCTCGCGCAGGGCGGTGAATTCGCCTTCGTCGTGTTCCAGACCGGCGCCACCTTCCGCGCGATTCCCGCCGAGACCGCATCGCTCTTGATCGGAGCGGTGGCGCTGTCCATGCTGCTCACGCCGCTGCTGCTGGTGGTGATGGACCGCGTGTTGCTCAAGCGCTTCGCCACACTCAAGAACATGCCCGACACCGTGAAGGAAATCTCCGAGCCGCAATCCGCGCCGGTCATCATCACGGGCTTCGGCCGCTACGGCCAGATCGTCGCACGCATGCTGCTCGCCCAGGGCACGCCCGCCACCGTGCTCGACCACAGCGTGGAAATGCTCGAAGTCGCCCACACCTTCGGCTACCGCGTGTTCTACGGCGATGCCACCCGCGTGAACCTGCTGCGCATCGCGGGCGCCGAGCACGCCAAGGTGATCGTCGTCGCGGTGGACACGCCCGAGCAATCCCTCAAGATCGTGCAGAACGTGAAAAAGCACTTTCCACACCTCAAGATCGTCGCCCGTGCCCGCGACGTGACGCACTGGAACCAGTTGCGCGACCTCGGCGTCACATGCGTGGAACGCGAACTCTTCGAATCCAGCCTAGTCACCGGCCGCACCGTACTCGAACTCGTAGGCCTCGCCCCCGAAGAAGCCGCCTACGTGACTGAGCGCTTTCGCAAACACAACATCGAGCTGGCCAACCTCATGTACCAGCACCACAACGACAACGCTGCCATGATCGCCGTCGCCAAACAAGGCCGCGCACAGCTCGTCGAACAGATGGCCAAGGAGCGACAGGAACACGAGCCCCCCAAAGATCGTCCGACAGCCGAACAGGAATCAATGGCGGTCTACGGAAAAAACCAGCACCCAGAAAAAGCGCCGGCCCACAACGACTGA
- a CDS encoding LysE family transporter yields MEWHTWVAFFVASWLIAISPGSGAVLSMSHGLSYGVRKTEGTIIGLEIGLLFILLVAGAGVGSLLVASEVAFNVVKVLGACYLIYLGFMQWRSGAGNPIEAGAEVAPMSLRRRILAGMLTNATNPKGIVFMVAVLPQFMTDSKPLWTQLAVMAVTLIGVDMIVMTCYAASASALRRWMRSERAMRNQNRVFGGLLMLVGSGLFFVKRGGQSAA; encoded by the coding sequence ATGGAATGGCATACGTGGGTGGCTTTTTTTGTGGCGTCCTGGTTGATCGCCATCTCGCCCGGATCCGGTGCCGTTCTGAGCATGAGCCACGGCCTGTCCTACGGCGTGCGCAAGACCGAGGGCACGATCATCGGACTGGAGATCGGTCTTTTGTTCATTCTGCTGGTCGCGGGAGCGGGCGTGGGTTCGCTGCTGGTGGCGTCGGAGGTGGCGTTCAACGTGGTCAAGGTGCTGGGCGCCTGCTACCTGATCTATCTGGGCTTCATGCAGTGGCGCTCGGGCGCGGGCAATCCCATAGAGGCTGGCGCTGAGGTGGCGCCCATGAGCCTGCGCCGCCGCATCCTCGCCGGCATGCTCACCAATGCCACCAATCCCAAGGGCATCGTCTTCATGGTCGCGGTGCTGCCGCAGTTCATGACGGACTCCAAGCCACTGTGGACGCAGTTGGCGGTCATGGCGGTCACGTTGATCGGTGTCGATATGATCGTGATGACGTGTTACGCCGCCAGTGCCAGCGCGCTGCGTCGCTGGATGCGTAGCGAGCGCGCCATGCGCAACCAGAACCGGGTGTTCGGCGGACTGCTGATGCTGGTCGGTTCGGGGCTGTTTTTCGTCAAGCGCGGCGGCCAGAGCGCGGCCTGA
- a CDS encoding ParA family protein, whose protein sequence is MAVVAVTNPKGGVGKSTLSTNMAGYFAREGGSVVLGDVDRQQSSRLWLQQRPEAARPIVRWNISADDMERPPRDVTHAVLDTPAGLHGKLLKEVLKLADKIVVPLQASVFDIFATQEFLSELAEHRHAQGVQVGIVGMRVDGRTLASEQLHHFIEGLGLPVLGYLRDTQNYVHLAAHGLSVFDVAPGRVARDLEQWQGICDWLDA, encoded by the coding sequence ATGGCGGTGGTTGCAGTGACAAATCCCAAGGGCGGCGTTGGCAAGTCCACGCTGTCCACCAATATGGCGGGCTATTTCGCGCGTGAGGGCGGCTCGGTAGTGCTCGGAGACGTGGATCGCCAGCAGTCTTCGCGGCTGTGGCTCCAGCAGCGCCCAGAGGCGGCCCGGCCCATCGTCCGCTGGAACATCTCCGCAGACGACATGGAGCGCCCGCCCAGGGACGTGACCCATGCCGTGCTTGACACGCCTGCGGGCCTGCACGGGAAGTTGCTCAAGGAAGTCCTGAAGCTCGCAGACAAGATAGTCGTGCCGCTGCAGGCCAGCGTGTTCGACATCTTCGCCACGCAGGAATTTCTCAGCGAACTGGCCGAGCACCGCCATGCGCAGGGTGTGCAGGTGGGCATTGTCGGTATGCGTGTCGATGGCCGCACACTGGCATCCGAGCAGTTGCACCACTTCATTGAGGGGCTTGGCCTGCCGGTGCTCGGCTATCTGCGCGACACCCAGAACTATGTGCACCTCGCCGCGCATGGTCTCAGCGTGTTTGATGTAGCGCCCGGTCGGGTCGCTCGCGATCTGGAGCAGTGGCAGGGCATTTGCGACTGGCTGGACGCCTGA
- a CDS encoding DUF4148 domain-containing protein — MKNILNTAAVVAVIAMGAVSAQAQVQSAEAGYATDVVNAQSTLSRQQVSNTFLAARKDGSLPLAGGDSYADPVKDARGSSLARGDVQRQAGAAAQAGNALRGEGSVQ; from the coding sequence ATGAAAAACATTCTGAATACCGCTGCAGTTGTTGCCGTCATCGCCATGGGCGCCGTGAGCGCACAGGCCCAAGTCCAAAGCGCCGAAGCCGGCTACGCCACCGACGTGGTGAACGCCCAGAGCACCCTGTCCCGTCAACAAGTGAGCAATACCTTCCTGGCTGCTCGCAAGGACGGTAGCCTGCCTCTGGCCGGTGGCGACAGCTACGCCGATCCAGTGAAGGATGCACGCGGCTCTTCGCTGGCACGTGGTGATGTGCAGCGTCAGGCTGGTGCTGCGGCCCAAGCAGGCAATGCCCTGCGCGGCGAAGGCTCGGTTCAGTAA
- a CDS encoding LysR family transcriptional regulator has product MDKLQAMQIFRSVVDEGGFAAAARALNMSPAGVTRYMSDLESDVGARLLQRTTRKMSLTEAGEAYLDRVRHILDDVEDARAVVQAHTQEVAGVLRIVTSPLLATHLLAPVVAGFRQLHPRVTFDVSVEVMGPRSTAVNDCDIKLLTAPTDFNANLIARPIITTVGVLCASPQYLQDRPPLLRPEDLKAHDCMAFRHPERRAGNIQLTNPDQDGVTVEINLQPSFQVNHLDTILRATLDGAGISSQPLNLVAQYLNDGRLVRVLSPWSSGQLTLYAALPSRKFLPTRTQAFVEYLTERTRNSVHSALARAAEQREAAERKGR; this is encoded by the coding sequence ATGGACAAACTCCAAGCCATGCAGATCTTTCGTTCTGTGGTGGACGAGGGCGGTTTCGCCGCTGCAGCGCGGGCCCTGAACATGTCGCCTGCCGGGGTGACGCGCTACATGTCCGATCTGGAGAGCGATGTGGGTGCGCGACTGCTCCAGCGAACCACACGCAAGATGTCACTGACCGAGGCGGGCGAGGCCTATCTGGATCGCGTGCGCCACATCCTGGACGATGTGGAGGACGCGCGCGCCGTTGTGCAGGCCCATACGCAGGAGGTGGCGGGCGTGCTGCGCATCGTCACATCGCCGCTGCTGGCCACGCATTTGCTCGCGCCGGTCGTGGCGGGGTTCCGGCAGTTGCATCCGCGGGTGACATTCGATGTGTCGGTCGAGGTCATGGGGCCGCGCTCAACGGCGGTCAACGACTGTGACATCAAGCTGTTGACGGCGCCGACCGATTTCAACGCCAACCTGATCGCGCGGCCGATCATCACTACCGTGGGGGTGTTGTGCGCATCACCGCAGTATTTGCAGGATCGGCCGCCGCTGCTCAGGCCTGAGGACCTGAAGGCCCACGACTGCATGGCCTTCCGGCACCCGGAGCGCCGCGCGGGGAACATTCAACTGACCAATCCGGATCAGGACGGCGTGACGGTGGAGATCAACCTGCAGCCCTCGTTTCAGGTCAATCATCTGGACACGATATTGCGCGCCACACTGGACGGTGCGGGCATCTCGTCACAGCCGCTCAATCTGGTGGCGCAGTATCTGAATGATGGCCGACTGGTGCGCGTGCTCTCTCCCTGGTCGAGCGGGCAGCTCACGCTCTACGCGGCGCTGCCCAGCCGCAAATTTCTGCCCACGCGCACCCAAGCCTTTGTTGAATACCTCACCGAGCGCACGCGCAATTCGGTGCACTCCGCGTTGGCACGTGCGGCGGAGCAGCGCGAGGCTGCCGAGCGTAAGGGCCGCTGA
- the trmL gene encoding tRNA (uridine(34)/cytosine(34)/5-carboxymethylaminomethyluridine(34)-2'-O)-methyltransferase TrmL: MFHIVLVEPEIPPNTGNVIRLAANTGCMLHLVEPLGFSMEDRYMRRAGLDYHEYADVRKHASWSALMQDEKPDPARMFAMTTRGSQPVFDTAFRAGDWFVFGSESKGLAPELRDTFPLEQRLRLPMLPDQRSLNLSNAVAVTVFEAWRQIGFLQAAGGKAA; this comes from the coding sequence ATGTTTCACATTGTTCTCGTCGAACCCGAAATCCCGCCCAACACCGGTAACGTGATCCGGCTGGCCGCCAACACCGGGTGCATGCTGCATCTGGTCGAGCCGCTGGGCTTTTCCATGGAAGACCGCTACATGCGTCGCGCCGGGCTGGACTATCACGAATACGCCGACGTGCGAAAGCACGCGAGCTGGTCCGCTCTGATGCAGGACGAAAAGCCCGATCCCGCCCGCATGTTCGCGATGACCACGCGCGGCAGCCAACCTGTCTTCGATACGGCTTTCCGCGCCGGCGACTGGTTCGTGTTCGGCTCAGAATCCAAGGGCCTCGCGCCCGAGCTGCGCGATACGTTCCCACTCGAGCAGCGCCTGCGCCTGCCGATGCTGCCGGACCAACGCAGTCTCAACCTCTCCAACGCCGTGGCGGTGACCGTATTCGAAGCCTGGCGTCAGATCGGTTTTCTTCAGGCCGCTGGCGGCAAGGCGGCCTGA